One segment of Rosa chinensis cultivar Old Blush chromosome 6, RchiOBHm-V2, whole genome shotgun sequence DNA contains the following:
- the LOC112169280 gene encoding putative disease resistance protein RGA1 yields MADLVLCPALQVILDRIASPLIEKFANMWDFKDNLQSLRETLMLIQPTLEDAEEQQFSNKAVKIWLSKLEKAAYDAEDGLHYLTAKGMIRINCVQLLDLMTASHIKEMLLALETTINEGLVKFTFTRPNMVDHRSSVWETSSFVIKSQIYGRDDDKDKIVRLLLSSQAYQEGCASCIAIVGIGGIGKTTLAQLAYNDERVIQNFDVRMWIYVSDDFNVKKIMKTIIESVTKDECRFSDIELLQSQLWRLLHNKRYLLVLDDVWTSHHNDWDKLKPLFRGGVDGCKVIVTTRNTKAALMTDSPNSPFYLKGLEEEDCWALFKQQAFGRGEEEKYPHLLPIGKQIVRKCGGVPLAAKSLGSIMRFKRNQQQWLSVQNTELWKLDVCELDILPALMLSYFYLPFHLRRCFAFCSMFPKGYEFSKYKLIHMWMAEGLLLEDASKRPENVGDDCFTNLLWMSFFQEVDRCDGGGVIWYKMNDVIHDLSQYVAGNTTMILENGFQPKNLEKIRHSSVVYRYRAITIPQALYEAKHLRSLLFIGESGLIKDFLYRISSSFEYLRTLDLNSCDVHELPYSVCRLICLRYLDLSYTPIFTLPDFMAWKLASLQTLNLLGCPNLRRLPPLGVMTGLRHLDITACASLTQMPKGIGELHQLETLPLYVFSYNGGALELGGLNLYGTLNLTHLENVTKVVEAKSAGLRMKENIESLGLYWRGEEVDESIMIKVPKAQQEAVISGSQRVPQNSDPVEEILEALKPHDNLKMLVINGYPGTRLPDWTLPNLTAVYLKECRNCQNLPAVGNLLMLKTLSLQGMDCLKHVGADFYGDGTSIPFLSLEELSLCDLSNLEEWSSANNMTSFPRLRKLTVNRCPKLAHIPLSESLQHLELRGCKLRLMSIANLSLLSVLVLENIPDLSSLPEGLIASAHLSCLKILSCPKLCSLPLEMGNCLTSLKSLTIGWCQDLSSLPESLQNLKALESLEISDCHYIISMPDGAIGGLSSLRTLSIENCTSLTSLSSSLEHLTFLEHLTIMYCPSLDCFPEGVQHLSALRSLTILSCPWFDSLPNGLQNVRTLHCLEISSCTNLRALPEWFENLDSLRSLTISACPNLEELPAGLKHLTKLQYLSIQECPELEQRCRQGSGEDWFKIAHVPHKCIGSPQVNQSREASTSGGSSSQTSAHGMSN; encoded by the exons ATGGCAGACCTGGTCTTATGCCCAGCTTTGCAAGTGATCCTTGACAGAATAGCATCCCCACTCATAGAAAAGTTTGCTAACATGTGGGATTTCAAGGACAACCTCCAGAGCCTAAGAgagaccttgatgttgattcaACCCACTCTCGAGGATGCGGAAGAGCAACAATTCTCCAACAAAGCTGTCAAAATTTGGTTGTCAAAGCTCGAGAAGGCAGCTTATGATGCTGAGGACGGACTGCACTACTTGACTGCTAAAGGTATGATCCGTATCAATTGTGTTCAACTTCTTGATCTTATGACTGCTTCCCACATTAAAGAGATGCTTCTGGCATTAGAAACAACTATAAATGAGGGACTTGTTAAGTTTACTTTTACAAGGCCTAATATGGTAGATCATCGATCTTCCGTGTGGGAGACTAGCTCTTTTGTCATCAAGTCACAGATATATGGAAGAGATGATGACAAAGACAAGATCGTGAGACTGTTGCTGTCTTCTCAAGCTTACCAGGAAGGATGTGCATCTTGTATCGCAATAGTTGGTATTGGAGGAATTGGTAAGACCACTCTTGCTCAATTAGCATATAATGACGAGAGAGTAATCCAAAACTTCGATGTTAGGATGTGGATTTATGTCTCTGATGATTTCAATGTCAAGAAGATCATGAAGACAATTATCGAGTCAGTAACAAAGGATGAGTGCAGGTTCTCAGACATTGAACTTCTTCAGTCTCAGCTTTGGCGTCTGCTGCACAATAAAAGATACCTCCTCGTGTTGGATGATGTTTGGACTTCGCATCACAATGACTGGGACAAACTAAAACCTTTGTTTAGAGGGGGTGTTGATGGATGCAAAGTCATTGTTACCACCCGCAATACAAAAGCCGCACTCATGACAGACTCTCCAAATTCCCCTTTTTATTTGAAGGGCTTAGAGGAGGAGGATTGCTGGGCTTTGTTCAAGCAACAGGCTTTTGGgcgaggagaagaagagaaatatcCACACCTTTTGCCAATTGGTAAGCAGATTGTCAGAAAATGTGGAGGTGTGCCATTAGCAGCAAAAAGTTTGGGAAGTATAATGCGCTTCAAAAGAAATCAACAACAGTGGTTGTCTGTGCAAAATACTGAACTTTGGAAATTGGATGTGTGCGAACTAGACATTCTTCCTGCCCTGATGTTGAGTTACTTTTATCTACCATTTCATCTTAGAAGATGCTTTGCCTTCTGCTCAATGTTTCCAAAAGGTTATGAATTCAGCAAGTACAAGTTAATTCATATGTGGATGGCTGAAGGCTTATTATTGGAAGACGCAAGCAAGCGACCTGAAAATGTTGGTGATGACTGTTTCACCAATTTGTTGTGGATGTCTTTCTTTCAAGAAGTAGATCGATGTGATGGTGGAGGTGTGATTTGGTACAAAATGAATGATGTCATTCATGACCTCTCACAGTATGTTGCAGGGAACACAACCATGATACTTGAAAATGGTTTCCAGCCAAAGAATTTAGAAAAAATTCGCCACTCCTCTGTTGTTTATAGATATAGAGCAATTACAATTCCACAAGCTCTGTATGAAGCAAAACACCTGCGAAGTCTGTTATTTATTGGAGAATCTGGCTTGATAAAGGACTTTCTTTATAGAATCTCTTCAAGTTTTGAATACTTGCGTACGCTAGATCTGAACAGTTGTGATGTTCATGAATTGCCATATTCAGTGTGCCGCTTAATATGTTTGAGATATCTTGACCTGTCTTACACACCTATATTCACGCTTCCTGATTTCATGGCATGGAAACTCGCGTCTCTGCAGACTTTAAACCTACTCGGTTGCCCTAATCTGAGGCGTTTGCCTCCCTTGGGAGTCATGACAGGCCTAAGACATCTCGATATAACTGCATGCGCAAGTTTGACTCAGATGCCTAAGGGTATTGGAGAACTACATCAACTTGAGACATTGCCATTGTATGTTTTTAGCTACAACGGCGGGGCCCTTGAGCTGGGTGGTTTGAATCTTTATGGCACGTTGAATCTCACACATTTGGAAAATGTAACAAAGGTAGTAGAAGCGAAATCAGCAGGATTGAGGATGAAGGAGAATATCGAGTCATTGGGACTATATTGGAGAGGCGAAGAAGTGGATGAATCAATCATGATAAAAGTACCTAAAGCCCAACAAGAAGCAGTCATCTCAGGATCTCAGAGAGTGCCACAGAATTCTGACCCTGTGGAAGAAATTCTTGAAGCCTTGAAACCGCACGACAATCTGAAGATGCTAGTTATAAATGGGTATCCAGGAACTAGACTTCCTGATTGGACTCTCCCGAATCTAACTGCAGTTTATTTGAAGGAATGTAGAAATTGTCAGAATCTTCCAGCTGTTGGGAATCTCCTGATGCTTAAAACTCTTTCTTTGCAAGGAATGGATTGTCTGAAACACGTTGGTGCAGATTTCTATGGTGATGGTACCAGCATACCATTCTTGTCACTTGAAGAGTTATCGCTCTGTGATTTATCCAACTTGGAAGAGTGGTCGAGTGCAAATAACATGACTTCATTCCCGAGATTGAGGAAGTTAACCGTTAACAGGTGTCCCAAGTTAGCACATATACCATTATCTGAATCTCTTCAACATTTGGAGTTGCGGGGTTGTAAACTACGTTTGATGTCCATAGCAAATTTAAGTTTACTTTCTGTGCTCGTCTTGGAAAATATTCCAGACCTATCCTCTCTCCCAGAAGGACTTATTGCATCAGCTCATTTGTCTTGTCTGAAGATTTTGTCATGCCCCAAGCTTTGTTCACTGCCTTTGGAGATGGGAAATTGCCTTACTAGTCTGAAATCATTGACCATTGGTTGGTGTCAAGATCTTTCGTCTCTGCCTGAGAGTTTGCAAAACCTCAAAGCCCTGGAATCACTGGAGATTAGTGACTGTCACTACATAATCTCCATGCCGGATGGTGCTATTGGAGGTTTGAGTTCCCTTCGAACATTGTCCATTGAGAACTGCACTAGTCTGACTTCCTTGTCCTCAAGTTTGGAACATTTGACATTCCTTGAACACTTGACCATTATGTATTGTCCAAGTCTTGATTGTTTTCCAGAGGGTGTGCAACACCTCTCTGCCCTTCGAAGTTTGACTATCCTGAGCTGTCCTTGGTTTGACTCTCTGCCAAATGGCTTACAAAATGTCAGGACACTGCACTGTTTGGAAATTAGTAGCTGCACAAATCTAAGAGCTTTGCCAGAATGGTTTGAGAATCTTGACTCTCTTAGATCCTTGACCATatctgcttgtcctaatttagAAGAATTGCCGGCAGGTCTAAAGCATCTCACTAAACTCCAGTACCTCTCTATCCAAGAATGTCCTGAGCTTGAGCAAAGATGCAGACAAGGAAGTGGAGAGGATTGGTTCAAAATAGCTCATGTTCCACATAAATGCATTGGTTCTCCTCAGGTCAATCAATCCAGAGAAGCAAGCACCTCAGGTGGATCGTCTTCTCAAACATCTGCTCA CGGCATGAGCAACTAA